From the genome of Methanobrevibacter ruminantium:
TAATCTCAACCCACTTTCAAATAATGATGAAACATCTGTTCTTGCAGAAATCCTATCTAAAAAAAACTTACTAATCTGACATTAAAACCAATATTTATCAAATGAATTAATTATTATAATATCTTTTAGATACATACTTTTTCATTTTAAAATTTTTGTTTGCAATTGCTCTCACTTATTTTAATAATGTCATTTTATATAATATTATATGTAATCAAAAACATAGATTGATATAACAATGATTTTTTTGGTAATAGAGTAAATTTTTTAAAAAAGTTAATTTCACTTTTAAATGGAGAAAAAACATGTTAAGAGTCTTTGAAGCGTTTGCAGGTTATGGAAGTCAAAGAATGGCATTGCGTAACATTGGTATTGAATTTGAGGTAGTTGGCATCTCAGAGATAGATGGTGATGTTATTCTATCATACGCAGCAATTCATAGTGATTTCTTGGAGAAGAGAGAACATATTGATGACTACGTACATGAAGACAAAGACGAGATGATTTCTTATTTAGAAAAAATTAATGTTCCTTTAAATTACAAAACTTTTGAAAATAGAGCCAAAAAGCTTCAATCATCAAAATTAAAAGACATGTACTTAGCGAATAAATTGATTAATAATTATGGTGATATACAAATAATAAATCCAACAACACTTCCAGATTTTGATTTATTTACATACTCATTTCCTTGCCAGGATATTTCTATAGCAGGGAATCAGTGTGGATTTAATAAGGATTCAGGTACAAGATCCTCACTACTCTGGGATTGTTGTAACATAATTGAAACTAAAAAACCTAAATATTTGATGATGGAAAACGTTAAAAATCTTGTTGGAAAAAGGCATAAAGATAATTTTTTGAAATTTTTAGATTATCTTGAAAGTTTAGGTTATAAAAACAGCTGGGCTGTTTTAAATGCTAGAGATTATGGTGTTCCTCAAAACAGAGAAAGAGTTTTTTGTATTAGCGAACTTGGGGGCAAAAGAAATTTTGTTTTCCCTGAACCTGTAGAATTGAAGTTTAAACTTGATGATATTCTCGAAAAAGATGTAGATGAAAGATTTTATCTAAAAAATAACCAAGTTTTAAATAAGCCTATTAGTCAAGAATATAGTTTTTGTTTGGATTCTAATTATTGGAAAGGTACTACACTTCAAAATTTTTTAGAAAAGAATAGGAGACAACTTGTAACTGATAAGGTTAATGAAGATGGTCAATATGTACCTAGAAGGCTTACTCCAAGAGAAACATGGAGATTAATGGGCGTTGATGAGGAAGATATCGACAAAGCAAGCCAATTAATAAGTCAAACAAGTCTTTATAAACAATCTGGAAACAGTATTGTTGTTCCAGTTCTTGAAGCTATTTTTAGGCAATGGTTTATTAATATCCCAAATAATAAGGTGGGTCTAGATAGGTGGTTTAATAATGAGTAGGGCAGAAGATATTCTTACAGTTAGAGAAAAGTTAGGAATAAGGAGGAAAGAATTTTCAGATGCCTTATATTTTACTAAAGAACAAGAAAAAATGTTGAAAGAATGGGAAACCGGAAAAATTGATGTCCCTGATGAAATATATGACAAAATAATGAATTTTCCTACAGAGCCCTTATTTAAAAATAGGCCAATTGAAGAGTGCAGATTTAAGCAAATTGACTTATTTGCAGGAATTGGCGGTATACGTCAAGCCTTTCAAAAACATGGGGGATATAATGTGTATTCTTCTGAATGGGATAAGTTTGCCCAAACAACCTATCGTATTAATTACGGAGAGATTCCAGATGGGGATATAACTCTTGTTGATGAAAAAGACATTCCTGATCATGATATATTGCTTGCAGGATTTCCTTGTCAGCCCTTTTCACAGGCGGGACTTCATAAGGGCTTTGAAGATACAAGAGGAACTCTTTTTTTTGATATTGCGAGAATACTTAAAGAAAAAAGACCAAAGGCATTCATGTTAGAAAATGTAAAGCAGTTAAGAGGACACGATAAGGGAAATACAATGAAAGTAATTTTATCTGTATTGGATGAGTTAAATTATTATGTCCCAGACCCTCAAATTTTGAATGGCTATCACTTTGGTTTGCCTCAAAACAGAGAAAGAATAATAATTGTAGGTTTTAACAAAGATTATTTGCCAAAGAATATTAAAGAATTTGTATATCCGGTTGGAAAAATAGATGAGGAAGTTTGCGTAGGAGATATATTAGAAGAAGAAGTTGGAGAGAGATTTACAATTTCTGACAAACTTTGGGAAGGACATCAGACACGAAAAAAGAAACATAAAAAGAAAGGAAATGGATTTGGATTTGCCCTGTTCAATAAAGATAGCAAATATACTAGTACAATAAGTGCTAGGTACTATAAGGATGGGAGCGAGGCACTTATAGAACAATCAGGAAAAAATCCGAGAATGTTAACTCCAAGAGAATGTGCAAGATTACAAGGGTTCACAGATGACTTCATCATTCCTGTTTCAAATGCCCAATCATATAAACAATTTGGTAATTCCGTTTGTATTCCAGTAATTGAAGCTGTAGCTATTGCAATGCTTGATTATCTTGGGGAATATAATATTTTATAGTAATGAATCTAATCATGTTTATGTTCATTAAAAAAAAATGCAAGGATGTAGATATGACCAATTCTACATCTGCTTATTGTTTATTCGTATGTTTCAGTAATTAAACTGTCCCAAAAATCATTATTTGCTCTCCATTGAGAGTAAGGTCTTTTATTGCCTTCATACATGCCACTGTCGAAGAATACGATACCTTTCCTAACTAAAAGAATCCATTCATCATAATTCACAGGTTTGCCAAAGCATATTTTATCATATTCTCCTCTTTCGTTTGTTTTACATGTAAACCAGCCTTTATCATTAAACTTATCTTCAAGTTTTGCTTTAAGGCATTTATCCGTTCTTTTGGGGGTAGGGGAATGTTCTCCATACCATCTAGCTATTTCTAAGTTGTCTATTTGTAATTCTTTAGGAACAATATCCGCCTTGTCTGTTCTTTTATCTTGTGAATATGAATAAAGAGCAACAATATCTTTATTAGATTCTATTAATAGGATTTGACCAAAGTCATTATAAGAATCTATTTTAGGGCAAGGAGATCCAGACCAAGAGTAACGTCCTCCTTTTGCTTCGTTTGGTTTACCAAAGATTTTCACAAAGCTATTTTGTTTTTCAAATTTAGCTTTTCCAGCGAAAAGTGACGCATACCTAGGAGTAGTAAAGACATAGACATTTGCAGACCAATCACCAAATGTTGTTTTAGAAGAAGTTTCGTTTTTTAACTCATACCCCCATAAAT
Proteins encoded in this window:
- the dcm gene encoding DNA (cytosine-5-)-methyltransferase, translating into MSRAEDILTVREKLGIRRKEFSDALYFTKEQEKMLKEWETGKIDVPDEIYDKIMNFPTEPLFKNRPIEECRFKQIDLFAGIGGIRQAFQKHGGYNVYSSEWDKFAQTTYRINYGEIPDGDITLVDEKDIPDHDILLAGFPCQPFSQAGLHKGFEDTRGTLFFDIARILKEKRPKAFMLENVKQLRGHDKGNTMKVILSVLDELNYYVPDPQILNGYHFGLPQNRERIIIVGFNKDYLPKNIKEFVYPVGKIDEEVCVGDILEEEVGERFTISDKLWEGHQTRKKKHKKKGNGFGFALFNKDSKYTSTISARYYKDGSEALIEQSGKNPRMLTPRECARLQGFTDDFIIPVSNAQSYKQFGNSVCIPVIEAVAIAMLDYLGEYNIL
- a CDS encoding LlaMI family restriction endonuclease, which codes for MTPKEKIIDLFRTNVKGKTPNVDGKNERHDGKKGHWLEEQFGITANADNEADLWGYELKNETSSKTTFGDWSANVYVFTTPRYASLFAGKAKFEKQNSFVKIFGKPNEAKGGRYSWSGSPCPKIDSYNDFGQILLIESNKDIVALYSYSQDKRTDKADIVPKELQIDNLEIARWYGEHSPTPKRTDKCLKAKLEDKFNDKGWFTCKTNERGEYDKICFGKPVNYDEWILLVRKGIVFFDSGMYEGNKRPYSQWRANNDFWDSLITETYE
- a CDS encoding DNA cytosine methyltransferase; the encoded protein is MLRVFEAFAGYGSQRMALRNIGIEFEVVGISEIDGDVILSYAAIHSDFLEKREHIDDYVHEDKDEMISYLEKINVPLNYKTFENRAKKLQSSKLKDMYLANKLINNYGDIQIINPTTLPDFDLFTYSFPCQDISIAGNQCGFNKDSGTRSSLLWDCCNIIETKKPKYLMMENVKNLVGKRHKDNFLKFLDYLESLGYKNSWAVLNARDYGVPQNRERVFCISELGGKRNFVFPEPVELKFKLDDILEKDVDERFYLKNNQVLNKPISQEYSFCLDSNYWKGTTLQNFLEKNRRQLVTDKVNEDGQYVPRRLTPRETWRLMGVDEEDIDKASQLISQTSLYKQSGNSIVVPVLEAIFRQWFINIPNNKVGLDRWFNNE